From Deinococcus aquaticus, one genomic window encodes:
- a CDS encoding NAD(P)/FAD-dependent oxidoreductase: MTRADVLVVGAGLGGLAFAQDAARAGLRVALLDKARGVSGRAATRRVTLPDGQEVRLDHGARFFTARSDRARTLAEGGVRDGWNAVWTRGVAHWQAGQITLPQDGHPRYAPPAGMSVLGRTLARGLDVKTGVTVTSLERLNATQGGGWRVHSREGQHWDAAKLILNVPAPQLLALLATLDPGSPDVIPAVLHGHDSGEAARQAGLVTYDPCWAAGVILRQDLPADWRALRPEHPVLEWIAREHTKRPDGAPPSLTLHATPAWSRANLERTPEQVLPDLLAAAQDILGPLDVAQAFAHRWRYSIPAVTAPGPCHWDAALDLGWCGDWFTPDPHGPRVESALLSGWALARRVTGTD, encoded by the coding sequence GTGACACGCGCGGACGTACTGGTGGTCGGCGCGGGCCTGGGCGGGCTGGCATTCGCGCAGGACGCCGCCCGCGCGGGCCTGCGCGTGGCCCTGCTGGACAAGGCGCGCGGCGTGTCCGGCCGGGCCGCGACACGCCGCGTGACCCTCCCGGACGGGCAGGAGGTGCGCCTGGATCACGGGGCGCGCTTCTTCACGGCCCGCAGCGACCGCGCCCGCACCCTGGCCGAGGGTGGCGTGCGGGACGGCTGGAACGCCGTGTGGACGCGCGGGGTGGCCCACTGGCAGGCCGGGCAGATCACCCTGCCCCAGGACGGTCACCCCCGCTACGCGCCCCCGGCGGGCATGAGCGTGCTGGGCCGCACCCTGGCACGCGGCCTGGACGTGAAAACGGGCGTGACCGTCACCAGCCTGGAACGCCTGAACGCCACCCAGGGCGGCGGCTGGCGCGTGCACTCGCGTGAGGGTCAGCACTGGGACGCCGCGAAGCTGATCCTGAACGTCCCGGCCCCGCAACTCCTGGCGCTGCTGGCCACCCTGGACCCCGGCAGCCCCGACGTCATTCCGGCCGTCCTGCACGGCCATGATTCCGGGGAAGCGGCGCGGCAGGCCGGACTGGTCACGTACGACCCCTGCTGGGCGGCCGGCGTGATCCTGCGCCAAGACCTGCCTGCCGACTGGCGCGCCCTGCGGCCCGAGCATCCGGTTCTGGAATGGATCGCGCGCGAGCATACCAAACGCCCGGACGGCGCGCCCCCCTCGCTGACACTGCACGCCACGCCCGCATGGAGCCGCGCGAACCTGGAACGCACGCCCGAACAGGTGCTGCCGGACCTGCTGGCCGCCGCGCAGGACATCCTCGGGCCGCTGGATGTTGCGCAGGCCTTCGCGCACCGCTGGCGGTACTCCATCCCGGCCGTCACCGCCCCTGGCCCCTGCCACTGGGACGCCGCGCTGGACCTGGGCTGGTGCGGCGACTGGTTCACGCCCGACCCGCACGGCCCGCGCGTGGAGAGTGCGCTGCTCAGCGGCTGGGCGCTGGCGCGCCGCGTGACCGGCACGGACTGA